A single genomic interval of Spirosoma linguale DSM 74 harbors:
- a CDS encoding Transposase and inactivated derivatives-like protein (KEGG: maq:Maqu_0609 transposase): protein MANYKQSDYEALRRRCIELSQVGWKQAAIAQVFGLTQPWVSRTLKKYNQQGLTALQEGKRTGAPPRLSAQQLDLLVIELNKGAEHHGFSGAIWTRPRVNEVIKKLFGVSYDPSQVGRILKKVGWSRQLPQRKASQQDAQAVTQWRSERLPELKKKAKAEGRVILYIDESACYLLPFVAHTWAPCGQTPVLMEQAGRTHLSLIAAIAANGQIYVAGQNQAFTSEDIVWFLKLLCGRYRKRNLLIIWDGAAIHRSNVVKELLRERLGRMHLERLPAYSPELNPVELLWSQLKRNLKNKAFTSLDELTVAVLEQTKRLEKDPKSVKAFFNKKEIAFITD, encoded by the exons ATGGCAAACTACAAACAATCTGATTACGAAGCCCTTCGCCGACGCTGTATTGAACTCAGTCAGGTAGGATGGAAACAAGCAGCTATTGCTCAGGTGTTTGGCCTAACTCAGCCTTGGGTGAGTCGGACACTTAAGAAGTACAACCAGCAAGGTTTGACCGCCTTGCAAGAAGGGAAGCGAACCGGAGCACCACCCCGTTTGTCGGCTCAGCAACTGGATCTACTCGTGATTGAACTCAACAAAGGGGCGGAACATCATGGATTTAGTGGAGCCATCTGGACCCGTCCCCGAGTTAATGAAGTCATTAAGAAGCTCTTTGGTGTCAGCTATGACCCTTCTCAGGTAGGCCGTATCCTCAAGAAAGTAGGCTGGAGCCGACAGTTGCCGCAACGTAAAGCCAGTCAACAGGACGCTCAGGCAGTTACTCAGTGGCGCAGCGAACGCTTACCCGAACTTAAAAAA AAAGCTAAAGCCGAGGGGCGCGTTATCTTATATATTGATGAATCAGCGTGTTATCTATTGCCTTTTGTGGCCCACACTTGGGCACCTTGCGGACAGACACCGGTCTTAATGGAGCAAGCGGGGCGGACTCATTTGAGCTTAATTGCGGCCATTGCTGCGAACGGTCAAATTTATGTGGCAGGTCAAAACCAGGCATTCACTAGTGAAGATATAGTATGGTTTTTAAAACTACTCTGTGGGCGTTATCGCAAACGGAACCTGCTGATTATTTGGGATGGCGCAGCAATCCATCGTAGCAACGTCGTTAAAGAGTTACTTCGTGAACGCCTTGGCCGAATGCATCTGGAACGCTTACCCGCTTATAGTCCGGAGCTAAATCCAGTTGAACTGCTATGGAGTCAATTGAAAAGAAACTTAAAAAACAAAGCGTTCACAAGCTTGGACGAACTGACTGTAGCTGTTCTTGAGCAAACCAAGCGACTAGAGAAGGACCCTAAATCAGTAAAAGCCTTCTTCAATAAAAAGGAAATAGCGTTTATTACAGACTAA